Part of the Elusimicrobiota bacterium genome is shown below.
CGTCCCCGCGGATCACGTGGGTGATTTCCATCAAGTGATCGTCGACGACGCAGGCGAAATTGTAGGTGGGCACCCCCGAGGTTTTGAGCAGGATGAAATCCTCGATCAACGAGTGCTCCCACTTCATGGGACCCCGAATAAGGTCGTCGAATTGAACGGGGGCGTCGTCCTGGGGGGTCTTAAACCGGACGGTGAACGGCTTTCCTTCCTTGATCAAGGCTTCCCGTTGGGCGGGCGTGATGTCCCGGAAGGGGCTGACAAATTTGGGGGGCTTTTTTAAAAGCTGCGCTTTTTCCTTGGATTTTTGAACTTCCTCGGGGGTCGCAAAGCAATAAAAGGCCTTCCCGGAAGTCACCAGCTGGTCGGCGAATTTTTTGTAATGGTCCAGCCGATGCATTTGATAATAGGGGCCGAAGGAGCCCTTGCTCTGGGTGGGGTCGGTGGCGGAGGTGGGGCCTTCGTCCCAGTCCAGTCCCATCCAGCGCATTCCGTTGAAGATCGCCTCCACCGACGCCTGGGTGGACCGGGTTTCGTCCGTGTCCTCGATGCGGAGGATGAACGTCCCCCCCGTGTGGCGGGCGAAAAGCCAGTTAAACAACGCCGTCCGCGCGCCACCGATGTGCAGAAAACCGGTGGGCGAGGGGGCGAAACGAACGCGGGGTTTCACGGTTTAGTAGATGATTTTGTTGAGAGGGTATTCGATGATCCCCTCGGCGCCGGCGCGCTTCAAGGCGGGGATGTTCTTTTTCACTTCTTTTTCGGGCATGATGACTTCCAAGGCCACCCAGCCCTTTTCCGTCAGTTGGGAGATGGTCGGTTTCCGGAGGGCCGGGAGAAGTTTCGTCACGTCGGCCAGCTTGTTTTCGGGAATGTTCATTTTGATGCCGACAAGCCCTTCGGCGGCCAGGGCGCCCTGAAGCAACATGGCCATGTTTTCGATTTTTTGGCGCTTCCAGGGATCCGCCCAGGCTTTTTCGTTGCAAATGAAGCGGGTGGAGGAGGTGAGCAATTCCTCGACGATTCGAAGGCGGTTGGCCCGCAAGGAAGAGCCGGTTTCGGTGAGCTCCACGATCGCGTCGACGAAGCGTCCGGCCTTGGCTTCCGTGGCGCCCCAGGAAAATTCGACCTTGGCGTCCACGTTGTTTTTGGTCAAGTAGCTCTTGACGATGTTGACGACTTCGGTGGCGATGCGTTTGCCTTGGAGGTCTTTGACGGACTTGATGGGCGAATCTTCGGGAACGCAGAGCACCCAGCGAACCGGCCGAAAACCCGACTTGGCGTAGAGCAGTTCGCAAACTTCCTTCACCTGGGCGCCGGACTCCATAATCCAGTCTTTGCCGGTCAATCCCGCGTCAAAGACCCCGTCCTCGACGTAGGTCGCCATTTCCTGGGAACGGACGAGCATGATTTCCAATTCGTCGTCGTCCGAGGTCGGAAAATACGAGCGTTCGGAGGCGTTGACCCGAATGCCCGCTTTCTTGAAAAGTTCAATGGTGGATTCCTGCAGGCTGCCCTTGGGCATGCCCAGTTTCAATTTAGTCATGGCGGCTCCCGAAATGTGGTGTGAACCTTATGTTAGCAAATATCCCTCCTCCGAAAAGCAGCGGTCCCTCCCCCCCCATTGGGGAGGAGGGACCGCGCGGAAGGGGTTCGGCTAGGCCGATTGGAGAACGCGCAACGCCTTTCGCAGGTCGTCGGCTTGAGGCAAAGGGGCCGCGACCACGGTCCCGGCCAACAACAGAACGATGAGGATCTTGATTTTATCGCCTCCCGACACCCAGCGGGTCGTGTCGGTCACGGGGGTGTGAAGGAAGACTTCGTCCAATTGACGGTATTCCAAGGCCGACAAGCCCCGCTCCAAGACCGCCGAGAGAACCACCCGGGGAGAAGCCTCCCGGGCGACGTCAAAGGG
Proteins encoded:
- a CDS encoding ATP phosphoribosyltransferase, which translates into the protein MTKLKLGMPKGSLQESTIELFKKAGIRVNASERSYFPTSDDDELEIMLVRSQEMATYVEDGVFDAGLTGKDWIMESGAQVKEVCELLYAKSGFRPVRWVLCVPEDSPIKSVKDLQGKRIATEVVNIVKSYLTKNNVDAKVEFSWGATEAKAGRFVDAIVELTETGSSLRANRLRIVEELLTSSTRFICNEKAWADPWKRQKIENMAMLLQGALAAEGLVGIKMNIPENKLADVTKLLPALRKPTISQLTEKGWVALEVIMPEKEVKKNIPALKRAGAEGIIEYPLNKIIY